A genomic segment from Rahnella aceris encodes:
- a CDS encoding carbohydrate ABC transporter permease, whose amino-acid sequence MRLHEENQAPLSASHHAPVALAVALIPGFGQFYNRQWAKGILFFIILICFAGVFYDFLRQGLWGLYTLGEEVPRDNSIFLLAKGIISLLIGAFGVAFYYWSLRDAWANGKRRDQGMELPSVRKQYHLLLREGFPYLMITPGFILLVFVVVFPIIFGFSIAFTNYNLYHTPPAKLVDWVGFKNFINIFTLNIWRSTLLDVLQWTVVWTVLATTLQCTVGVMLAILVNQKDLRFKALIRTVLILPWAVPGFVTILVFAGMFNDSFGVINNGILAALGIEPKAWLTDPFWTKTALILMQTWLGFPFVFAMTTGVLQAIPNDLYEAATMDGASTWKKLKTITLPLVLYSIAPIIITQYTFNFNNFNIIYLFNNGGPAVAGSNAGGTDILVSWIYKLTMSSSQYAIAATITILLSIFVVGIALWQFRSTNSFKQDDMA is encoded by the coding sequence ATGCGTCTTCATGAGGAAAACCAGGCGCCACTCTCTGCCAGCCACCATGCACCGGTGGCGCTGGCTGTGGCGCTGATCCCCGGTTTTGGGCAGTTTTATAACCGGCAATGGGCCAAGGGAATACTGTTTTTTATCATTCTTATTTGTTTCGCCGGCGTCTTCTATGATTTCCTGCGTCAGGGATTATGGGGTTTATATACACTGGGCGAAGAAGTGCCGCGTGATAATTCGATATTTCTGCTCGCCAAAGGCATTATCAGCCTGCTGATTGGCGCGTTCGGCGTGGCCTTTTATTACTGGAGTCTGCGCGATGCGTGGGCAAATGGTAAACGCCGCGACCAGGGGATGGAATTACCCAGCGTGCGCAAGCAATATCATTTGCTGCTGCGTGAAGGTTTCCCTTATCTGATGATTACGCCGGGCTTTATTTTGCTGGTGTTTGTGGTGGTCTTCCCGATTATATTCGGCTTCTCCATTGCTTTTACCAATTATAATTTATACCACACGCCGCCGGCTAAATTAGTCGACTGGGTGGGGTTCAAAAACTTTATTAATATCTTCACGCTCAATATCTGGCGTTCGACCTTGCTGGATGTATTGCAATGGACGGTGGTCTGGACCGTGCTGGCGACCACGCTGCAATGTACGGTTGGCGTGATGCTGGCAATTCTGGTGAACCAGAAAGATTTGCGCTTCAAGGCGCTGATCCGCACCGTGCTTATTTTGCCGTGGGCGGTGCCGGGTTTTGTCACCATTCTGGTGTTTGCGGGCATGTTCAATGATTCATTCGGTGTCATCAATAACGGCATTCTGGCTGCCTTAGGAATTGAGCCTAAAGCCTGGCTGACCGATCCGTTCTGGACCAAAACGGCGCTGATCCTGATGCAGACCTGGCTGGGCTTCCCGTTTGTGTTTGCCATGACTACCGGCGTATTGCAGGCCATTCCGAACGATTTATATGAAGCCGCGACAATGGATGGTGCCAGTACCTGGAAGAAACTTAAAACCATTACATTGCCGCTGGTCTTATATTCCATTGCGCCGATTATTATTACGCAATACACCTTCAACTTTAATAACTTCAATATTATCTATCTGTTTAATAACGGCGGCCCGGCAGTGGCCGGTTCGAATGCAGGCGGGACGGATATTCTGGTGTCGTGGATATATAAACTCACCATGTCATCTTCACAATATGCCATTGCCGCGACCATTACGATTTTGCTGTCGATATTTGTGGTCGGTATTGCTCTGTGGCAATTCCGCTCAACCAATTCATTTAAACAAGATGATATGGCGTAA
- a CDS encoding sugar ABC transporter permease, translating into MSKNSSIKRNRFIRLGLSYFLLLIVAVIIIYPLIWTVGASLNAGNSLLSTSIIPENVSFQHYKDLFNGEVNYVGWYWNSMKISFLTMILTLICVSFTAYSFSRFRFKGRKDGLMLFLLLQMIPQFSALIAIFVLAQLLGLINSHLALVLIYVGGMIPMNTYLMKGYLDAIPKDLDESARMDGAGNFRIFIEIIMPLSKPILAVIALFSFTGPLGDFILSSTILRTPDKYTLPIGLYNLVAQKMGANYTMYAAGAVLIAVPVAIFYLALQKYFVSGLTAGSTKG; encoded by the coding sequence ATGAGTAAGAACAGCAGTATTAAAAGAAACCGGTTTATCCGCCTCGGGCTGAGTTATTTCCTGTTGCTGATTGTGGCGGTGATCATTATTTATCCGCTGATCTGGACCGTCGGCGCATCACTGAATGCCGGTAACAGCCTGCTCAGCACGTCGATTATTCCGGAGAACGTCTCGTTCCAGCATTACAAAGACCTGTTTAACGGCGAAGTGAATTATGTCGGCTGGTACTGGAACTCGATGAAAATCAGTTTTCTGACCATGATCCTGACCCTGATTTGTGTCAGTTTCACCGCCTATTCCTTCTCGCGTTTTCGCTTTAAAGGCCGCAAAGACGGGCTGATGCTGTTTCTGTTATTGCAGATGATCCCCCAGTTTTCCGCGCTGATCGCCATCTTTGTGCTGGCGCAGTTACTCGGGCTTATCAACAGTCATCTGGCACTGGTGCTGATTTACGTCGGCGGCATGATCCCGATGAACACCTATCTGATGAAAGGCTATCTCGACGCCATTCCGAAAGATCTGGATGAATCAGCGCGGATGGACGGCGCGGGCAATTTCCGCATTTTCATCGAAATCATCATGCCTTTGTCCAAGCCGATTCTGGCCGTGATCGCGCTGTTTTCCTTCACCGGACCGCTGGGTGATTTCATTCTTTCCAGCACCATTTTACGCACACCGGATAAGTACACCTTACCGATTGGTCTGTACAACCTGGTCGCGCAAAAAATGGGTGCCAACTACACCATGTACGCCGCTGGCGCGGTACTGATCGCCGTGCCTGTCGCCATTTTCTATCTGGCTTTACAAAAATACTTCGTTTCCGGCCTGACGGCTGGCAGTACAAAAGGATAA
- a CDS encoding glycoside hydrolase family 53 protein — protein MTFFSKKIFNKSAMACVLLAVSFSGVAQEVVIKKVANVPADFIKGADISTLIDVEKHGGKFFDQNHKQTDAMVILRQNGFNYVRLRLWVDPKDAQGHPYGGGNNDLATTLELAKRAKAQGFKILLDFHYSDFWTDPGKQFKPKSWEKMDYPQLKTAIHDYSREVIARFRAQGTVPDMVQVGNEMNGGILWPEGKSWGAGGGEFDRLAGLLNAAIAGVRADEKNPSDIKIMLHLAEGTKNDTFRWWFDEINQRKVPYDVIGLSFYTYWNGPVSALQTNMDDISKRYNKDVIVVEVAYGYTTKNCDAAENSFTEKEAKDGGYPGTVQGQADFLSDMIKSLVAVPDHRGKGLFYWEPTWIAVDGAGWATPAGMTYINDHWKEGNARENQALFSCDGQVLPSIKVFN, from the coding sequence ATGACTTTCTTTTCTAAGAAGATTTTCAACAAAAGCGCAATGGCCTGCGTGCTGCTGGCGGTGTCATTTTCCGGGGTGGCGCAGGAGGTGGTGATTAAAAAAGTCGCCAACGTCCCGGCGGATTTCATCAAAGGTGCGGATATCTCGACGCTGATTGACGTCGAAAAACACGGCGGCAAGTTCTTTGATCAAAACCACAAGCAGACCGACGCGATGGTGATCCTCAGACAAAACGGTTTCAACTACGTGCGTCTGCGCTTGTGGGTGGATCCGAAAGATGCGCAGGGGCATCCGTACGGTGGCGGTAATAACGATCTGGCCACCACGCTGGAGCTGGCGAAACGCGCCAAAGCGCAGGGTTTTAAAATCCTGCTCGATTTCCATTACAGCGATTTCTGGACTGATCCGGGTAAACAGTTCAAGCCAAAAAGCTGGGAGAAAATGGATTATCCGCAACTGAAAACTGCCATTCATGATTACAGCCGCGAGGTGATCGCCAGATTCCGTGCACAAGGCACCGTGCCGGATATGGTGCAGGTCGGCAACGAAATGAACGGCGGCATTTTATGGCCTGAAGGCAAAAGCTGGGGCGCAGGCGGCGGGGAGTTTGACCGTCTGGCCGGGTTGCTGAATGCGGCGATTGCCGGTGTGCGTGCTGATGAAAAAAATCCTTCTGATATCAAAATCATGCTGCATCTGGCCGAAGGCACTAAGAACGACACCTTCCGCTGGTGGTTCGATGAAATTAATCAGCGCAAGGTGCCTTACGACGTGATTGGCCTGTCATTTTATACCTACTGGAACGGTCCGGTTTCCGCGTTGCAGACCAACATGGACGACATCAGCAAGCGCTACAACAAAGACGTGATCGTGGTGGAAGTGGCTTACGGCTATACCACCAAAAACTGTGATGCGGCTGAAAACAGCTTTACCGAAAAAGAAGCCAAAGACGGCGGCTATCCGGGCACGGTGCAGGGGCAGGCTGATTTCCTCAGCGACATGATCAAAAGCCTGGTCGCGGTGCCGGATCATCGCGGCAAGGGTCTGTTCTACTGGGAACCGACCTGGATCGCCGTTGACGGCGCAGGCTGGGCGACCCCGGCCGGGATGACCTACATCAACGACCACTGGAAAGAGGGCAATGCCCGCGAAAATCAGGCGTTGTTCAGCTGTGACGGTCAGGTTCTTCCTTCCATCAAAGTCTTCAATTAA
- a CDS encoding beta-galactosidase, with product MTKFPLLSSKISGLLHGADYNPEQWLESPDVLIRDVEMMKEARCNVMSVGIFSWSALEPEEGHFTFGWLDQVLDKLHENGISVFLATPSGARPAWMSQKYPEVLRVGRDRVKALHGGRHNHCMSSPVYAEKVQLMNSALAKRYAHHPAVIGWHISNEYGGECHCHYCQTRFRDWLKARYVTLDALNQAWWSTFWSHTYTDWAQIESPSPQGESGIHGLNLDWRRFNTDQVTRFCSEEIRPLKAENPALPATTNFMEYFYDYDYWKLASVLDFISWDSYPMWHTRKDDIGLAAYTAMYHDLMRTLKQGQPFVLMESTPSFTNWQPVSKLKKPGMHILSSLQAVAHGSDSVQYFQWRKSRGSSEKFHGAVVDHVGHIDTRVGREVAELGGILSALAPVAGSRVEARVAIIFDWESRWAMDDSLGPRNQGLEYENTVAGHYRALWSQGIAVDVINADCDLTGYDLVIAPMLYMVRAGVGERITAFVQAGGRFVATYWSGIVNESDLCFLNGFPGPLRPVLGIWAEEIDSLTDDQHNSVSGTEGNALGLNGPYRASELCEVIHLEGAAALATYGDDFYAGTPAVTVNLFGKGQAYYLASRNDQQFHADFYTALAKEMKLPRAIATDLPEGVTAARRTDGESEFIFLQNYAADSQTVTLPDDYRDMVHGGILPRTLTLPAFGCQILSRRLSVIS from the coding sequence ATGACGAAATTTCCTCTTCTGAGCAGTAAGATTTCCGGGCTATTACATGGTGCGGATTACAACCCGGAACAGTGGCTGGAAAGCCCCGATGTGCTGATTCGCGATGTCGAAATGATGAAAGAGGCGCGCTGTAATGTCATGTCAGTCGGAATTTTTAGCTGGTCAGCGCTGGAGCCTGAAGAAGGTCATTTTACCTTTGGCTGGCTGGATCAGGTGCTGGACAAATTGCATGAAAATGGCATCTCGGTATTTCTTGCCACACCAAGCGGCGCACGTCCGGCGTGGATGTCGCAAAAGTATCCTGAAGTCCTGCGCGTCGGGCGTGACCGCGTAAAAGCACTGCACGGCGGGCGTCACAATCACTGTATGAGTTCGCCGGTGTATGCCGAAAAAGTGCAACTGATGAACAGTGCGCTGGCGAAGCGTTACGCCCATCATCCGGCGGTGATTGGCTGGCATATTTCCAACGAATACGGCGGCGAGTGCCATTGCCATTACTGCCAGACCCGTTTCCGCGACTGGCTGAAAGCCCGTTACGTCACGCTTGATGCGCTGAATCAAGCCTGGTGGAGCACTTTCTGGAGCCACACCTATACCGACTGGGCGCAGATCGAATCGCCGTCGCCGCAGGGCGAAAGCGGCATTCACGGCCTGAATCTCGACTGGCGTCGTTTTAACACCGATCAGGTCACGCGTTTTTGCAGCGAGGAAATCCGCCCGCTCAAAGCGGAGAATCCGGCGTTACCGGCGACCACCAATTTCATGGAATATTTCTACGATTACGATTACTGGAAACTCGCCAGCGTGCTGGATTTCATCTCGTGGGACAGCTATCCGATGTGGCATACCCGCAAAGATGATATCGGTCTGGCGGCGTACACCGCGATGTATCACGATTTAATGCGTACGCTGAAACAGGGCCAGCCGTTTGTGCTGATGGAATCGACACCGAGTTTCACCAACTGGCAGCCGGTCAGCAAACTGAAAAAGCCGGGCATGCATATTCTGTCTTCTTTGCAGGCGGTCGCTCATGGTTCGGATTCTGTGCAGTATTTCCAGTGGCGTAAAAGCCGCGGTTCGTCAGAAAAATTCCACGGCGCGGTCGTCGATCACGTCGGGCATATCGATACCCGTGTCGGGCGCGAAGTGGCCGAACTGGGCGGGATTCTATCGGCGCTGGCTCCGGTGGCGGGCAGCCGCGTAGAAGCCAGAGTGGCAATTATCTTCGACTGGGAAAGCCGCTGGGCGATGGACGATTCCCTCGGACCGCGCAATCAGGGACTGGAATATGAAAACACTGTTGCCGGACATTACCGCGCACTGTGGTCGCAGGGCATTGCGGTCGATGTGATCAATGCCGATTGCGATTTAACCGGTTACGACCTGGTGATTGCGCCGATGCTGTATATGGTGAGGGCAGGCGTCGGCGAGCGGATCACCGCGTTCGTGCAGGCCGGCGGGCGGTTCGTCGCGACTTACTGGAGCGGTATCGTTAACGAAAGCGATTTGTGTTTCCTCAACGGATTCCCTGGACCGTTGCGTCCGGTACTGGGTATCTGGGCGGAAGAAATCGACAGCCTGACCGACGATCAGCACAACAGCGTCAGCGGCACTGAAGGCAATGCGCTGGGGTTAAACGGCCCGTATCGTGCCAGCGAATTGTGTGAAGTGATCCACCTGGAAGGTGCGGCCGCACTGGCGACGTACGGTGACGATTTCTACGCCGGCACGCCCGCCGTGACCGTGAATCTGTTTGGCAAAGGGCAGGCGTATTATCTGGCTTCCCGAAACGATCAGCAATTCCACGCCGATTTTTATACCGCGCTGGCGAAAGAAATGAAGCTGCCACGGGCGATAGCCACCGATCTGCCTGAAGGTGTCACTGCCGCACGACGCACCGACGGTGAAAGTGAATTTATCTTCCTGCAAAACTATGCCGCCGACAGCCAGACGGTGACATTGCCGGATGATTACCGCGATATGGTTCACGGCGGTATATTACCGCGCACACTGACGCTTCCGGCATTCGGTTGTCAGATCCTGTCGCGGCGTTTATCTGTTATTTCTTAA
- a CDS encoding glucose PTS transporter subunit EIIB: MVNIKDFMHVFSAKNKTPDNEVPPSTDVALLIDALGGRDNIVNVDACITRLRVTVKELKRVNSGAIQQTGAIGVVIIGQEVHAIFGKQSDSLKKLMTEKFGLKSN, translated from the coding sequence ATGGTAAATATTAAAGACTTTATGCATGTATTCTCTGCGAAGAATAAAACGCCTGACAATGAAGTTCCGCCATCGACTGACGTGGCGTTATTAATTGATGCACTCGGCGGGCGCGATAATATTGTGAATGTCGATGCCTGTATTACCCGCCTGCGCGTGACGGTAAAAGAACTTAAGCGCGTGAACTCCGGTGCTATCCAGCAGACCGGTGCGATTGGCGTGGTGATCATCGGTCAGGAAGTACATGCGATATTCGGTAAGCAATCCGACAGCCTGAAGAAACTAATGACTGAGAAGTTTGGACTGAAAAGTAATTAA
- a CDS encoding maltoporin — MKHNLRTLAVAVSLAITAGPAVANDIDFHGYLRSGLGVSGGGGLEQFQKNKVGRLGNEDDTYGEVELGSEVYKKDDVSFYVDSMVSMVSDGSNDDENTLNDDAQFGLRQLNLQIKGLVPWDKDAVIWGGKRYYQRHDLHIIDTKYWNISGAGAGIENLKMGEGALSLAWIRGDANDVDYRVDGNNDVNINYIDVRYAGIKPWSGAWMEIGADYAMPNLSHDQKEYGGLYDADNGVMLTGEISQDMWGGYNKLVLQYADKGLAQNMISQGGGWYDMWNYTNDATGYRGIITGLIPITSKFSLNHVLTYGHAENITDYTDTTELVSLVGRAQYQWTEYVRTIGEVGTFYQKDDYKNGSNYKQGGQKYTLAMGLAAGPEFMSRPELRVFASYLNDSEHGDTFDDHTKADTWNFGVQVEAWW, encoded by the coding sequence ATGAAACACAACTTACGCACTCTGGCTGTGGCGGTTTCCCTCGCCATCACAGCGGGCCCTGCTGTGGCAAATGATATTGATTTCCATGGATATCTGCGTTCGGGGCTGGGGGTTTCTGGCGGTGGCGGTCTGGAACAGTTCCAGAAAAACAAAGTCGGGCGTCTGGGTAACGAAGATGACACCTACGGCGAAGTCGAACTGGGCAGCGAAGTTTACAAGAAAGACGACGTGAGTTTTTACGTCGACTCGATGGTCAGTATGGTGTCTGACGGCTCCAATGATGATGAAAACACCCTGAATGATGATGCACAGTTCGGCCTGCGTCAGCTGAATCTGCAAATCAAAGGACTGGTGCCGTGGGATAAAGATGCAGTGATCTGGGGCGGTAAACGTTATTACCAGCGCCACGACTTACACATCATCGATACCAAATACTGGAACATTTCCGGTGCCGGTGCCGGTATTGAGAACCTGAAAATGGGTGAAGGTGCGCTTTCTCTGGCGTGGATCCGTGGCGATGCCAATGATGTGGATTACCGCGTGGATGGCAATAACGATGTGAACATTAACTACATCGACGTGCGTTATGCCGGGATCAAACCGTGGAGCGGTGCCTGGATGGAAATCGGTGCCGACTACGCCATGCCAAACCTGTCGCATGACCAGAAAGAGTACGGCGGCCTGTACGATGCGGATAACGGCGTGATGCTGACCGGTGAAATCAGTCAGGATATGTGGGGCGGCTATAACAAACTGGTGTTGCAGTACGCGGATAAGGGCCTGGCGCAGAACATGATTTCGCAGGGCGGTGGCTGGTACGATATGTGGAACTACACCAATGACGCCACCGGCTATCGTGGCATCATCACCGGTCTGATTCCGATCACCAGTAAGTTCAGCCTCAACCATGTGCTGACCTACGGCCATGCAGAAAACATTACGGATTACACCGACACGACTGAGCTGGTTTCTCTGGTAGGCCGCGCGCAATACCAGTGGACAGAATACGTGCGTACCATCGGTGAAGTCGGTACCTTCTATCAGAAAGATGATTACAAGAACGGCTCGAACTACAAGCAAGGCGGTCAGAAATATACGCTGGCGATGGGTCTGGCAGCCGGTCCGGAGTTTATGTCACGCCCTGAATTGCGTGTGTTCGCGTCTTATCTGAATGATTCTGAGCATGGCGATACGTTTGACGACCATACCAAAGCGGATACGTGGAACTTTGGGGTTCAGGTGGAAGCCTGGTGGTAA
- a CDS encoding LacI family DNA-binding transcriptional regulator, translating to MKSKSSTLEDVARYAGVSYQTVSRVLNKSANVSDATRLKVEQAIEVLRYVPNRLAQQLVGKQSFTIGLVTTSLALHAPSQIAASVKKYAHQAGYQVLISMIDEDVNQSIQDSINELKSQRVDRMIINIPLESAEAERIYENNRDILCLFLDVDPTSPVFNVCFNPADGSRASVEYLHDLGHREFALLAGPEDSVSSRLRLKSWQETLAEKGIQPVTVIHGDWSAKSGYYCALQILRETPQFTAMLVGNDQMALGVISALHQHNVAIPQQASIIGYDDTYDSAFFHPSLTTVSLDLDLQSKEAVEHLLAESAEVMSSKILPAKLVVRNSTRAPGQQDKDLNQIADQLDLLARQLRGQ from the coding sequence ATGAAATCAAAAAGTTCGACATTAGAAGATGTTGCCCGCTATGCCGGTGTTTCGTACCAGACGGTTTCGCGGGTGTTAAACAAATCGGCCAATGTTTCAGATGCCACGCGTCTGAAGGTCGAACAGGCCATTGAAGTTCTGCGCTATGTGCCGAACCGGCTGGCGCAGCAACTGGTTGGAAAGCAGAGTTTTACCATCGGACTGGTCACCACATCACTGGCCTTACACGCGCCGTCGCAAATTGCGGCGTCAGTGAAAAAATATGCCCATCAGGCCGGGTATCAGGTGTTGATTTCAATGATTGATGAGGACGTCAATCAGAGCATTCAGGACTCCATTAACGAGCTGAAATCACAACGCGTTGACCGCATGATCATTAACATCCCGCTGGAAAGTGCCGAGGCTGAGCGGATTTATGAAAACAACCGCGACATTCTGTGTCTGTTTCTCGATGTCGACCCGACCAGTCCGGTGTTTAACGTCTGCTTTAATCCGGCTGACGGGTCGCGTGCCAGCGTGGAATATCTGCATGATTTAGGGCATCGGGAATTTGCCTTGCTGGCGGGGCCGGAAGATTCTGTGTCTTCCCGTTTGCGTCTGAAAAGCTGGCAGGAAACGCTGGCAGAGAAGGGCATTCAGCCGGTGACCGTCATCCACGGTGACTGGAGTGCGAAAAGCGGTTATTACTGCGCGTTGCAGATTTTGCGTGAAACTCCGCAATTCACCGCCATGCTGGTGGGCAATGACCAGATGGCGCTGGGCGTCATCAGTGCGTTGCATCAGCACAATGTGGCCATTCCGCAGCAGGCGTCGATCATTGGCTACGATGACACGTACGACAGCGCATTCTTCCATCCGTCACTGACCACCGTGTCACTGGATCTCGATTTGCAGAGCAAAGAGGCGGTTGAACATTTACTGGCCGAAAGTGCGGAGGTGATGTCATCCAAAATTCTGCCTGCGAAACTGGTGGTGCGTAATTCGACCCGTGCGCCCGGGCAGCAGGATAAAGATCTCAATCAGATAGCCGATCAGCTCGATCTTCTGGCGCGGCAGTTGCGGGGCCAGTAA
- a CDS encoding DUF805 domain-containing protein produces the protein MTLWQCYVQGWKKYVDFRGRASRKAFWTFALGNLLIIILLTMGVSFLFALAGNPYSIFYAGVAYTLFALATALPLLAVGVRRMHDINRSGWWFGGVYLAGIVSRLLNTILMQYASPETYVWMKITLGIVLGWIPLLVMVFLCCQKSQPAPTTQTRIVE, from the coding sequence ATGACGCTATGGCAGTGTTATGTGCAGGGCTGGAAAAAGTATGTGGATTTCCGTGGTCGGGCGAGCCGCAAGGCGTTCTGGACCTTTGCGCTGGGTAATTTGCTGATTATTATTTTGCTGACGATGGGCGTGTCATTCCTGTTCGCGCTGGCGGGTAATCCTTACAGCATTTTCTACGCGGGTGTCGCTTACACCCTGTTTGCGCTGGCGACGGCATTACCGTTGCTGGCGGTCGGTGTCCGGCGTATGCACGACATCAACCGTTCCGGCTGGTGGTTTGGTGGCGTTTATCTGGCTGGTATTGTCTCGCGCCTGCTGAATACGATCCTGATGCAATACGCTTCACCGGAAACCTATGTCTGGATGAAAATCACGCTGGGCATCGTGCTGGGCTGGATCCCGCTGCTGGTGATGGTTTTCCTGTGCTGCCAGAAATCACAGCCTGCGCCGACCACACAAACCCGCATTGTTGAGTAA
- a CDS encoding RBBP9/YdeN family alpha/beta hydrolase has protein sequence MNSSPEFTRMLVPGLRDSEAGHWQSRWHEQHPHWLRIKQRNWAQVDLEGWITAIDREQKQATSPLLLIGHSFGALASLVWANRHPQRVAGVMLVAPAEPVRFGLGDDILPAPLAVPGLLVASHTDPLLTFTRAEFWAQAWRCELADIGEAGHINVESGFGDWSWGLAKLEVFAAQLAANLSD, from the coding sequence ATGAATTCGTCCCCTGAATTCACCCGCATGCTGGTGCCCGGATTACGTGACAGCGAGGCCGGACACTGGCAAAGCCGCTGGCATGAGCAGCATCCGCACTGGCTGCGTATAAAACAGCGCAACTGGGCGCAGGTTGATCTCGAGGGCTGGATCACCGCCATCGATCGCGAGCAAAAACAGGCGACATCCCCGCTGCTGCTGATCGGCCACAGTTTTGGCGCGCTTGCCAGTCTGGTGTGGGCGAACCGTCATCCGCAACGCGTGGCGGGTGTCATGCTGGTCGCCCCCGCCGAGCCTGTGCGGTTCGGACTGGGTGATGACATTCTCCCTGCACCGCTGGCCGTGCCGGGGCTGCTGGTCGCCAGCCATACCGATCCGCTGCTGACCTTTACCCGCGCGGAATTTTGGGCACAGGCGTGGCGCTGCGAGCTGGCAGATATCGGCGAAGCCGGACATATCAATGTGGAATCAGGATTCGGCGACTGGTCGTGGGGGCTGGCAAAACTGGAGGTGTTTGCCGCGCAACTGGCGGCAAACTTGTCGGATTAA
- the citG gene encoding triphosphoribosyl-dephospho-CoA synthase CitG, with translation MAGTARAEHPACTDIATLAAEALRREVWLTPKPGLVDSANNGSHRDMDLPLFLRSIDAITPWLHQFFALGQQDFLQPAQAMLTRIRPTGIACEQAMFGATQGVNTHKGGIFSLGLLCTAAGRLTGQSQPLTRHRLCAEVAAMTQGLVERELQSCRQPVTAGERLFMAHGMTGARGEVQSGFLTLRRHVFPYWYQESHSGRRSLNALLRLMAYNPDTNLVARGGLDGLHFVQDYARRLLITGWKTEDLQQMDRALIARNLSPGGSADLLAIATVLMAFPQ, from the coding sequence ATGGCTGGCACCGCACGCGCTGAACACCCCGCCTGCACGGACATCGCTACGCTGGCGGCAGAGGCGTTGCGCCGTGAAGTGTGGCTGACGCCCAAACCGGGACTGGTCGACAGCGCCAATAACGGCTCGCACCGCGACATGGATTTACCTCTGTTTCTGCGCAGCATTGACGCCATCACGCCCTGGCTGCATCAGTTTTTCGCCCTTGGTCAGCAGGATTTCCTGCAACCGGCGCAGGCGATGCTGACGCGCATCCGCCCGACCGGAATAGCCTGCGAACAGGCGATGTTCGGTGCCACACAAGGCGTTAATACGCATAAAGGCGGCATCTTTTCACTGGGATTATTGTGCACCGCCGCAGGCAGGCTGACCGGCCAAAGCCAGCCACTGACCCGCCACCGCTTATGCGCTGAAGTGGCCGCCATGACGCAAGGGCTGGTTGAACGTGAATTGCAAAGCTGCCGCCAGCCGGTGACTGCCGGTGAACGGCTGTTTATGGCGCACGGCATGACCGGTGCCCGTGGCGAAGTGCAGAGCGGGTTCCTCACTTTACGCCGTCACGTTTTTCCGTACTGGTATCAGGAAAGCCATTCCGGGCGCCGCAGTCTTAATGCTTTGCTGCGCCTGATGGCCTATAACCCCGATACCAATCTGGTAGCACGCGGCGGGCTGGACGGATTACATTTCGTGCAGGACTACGCCCGCCGGTTGCTGATAACGGGCTGGAAGACAGAGGATTTGCAGCAGATGGACCGCGCCCTGATCGCCCGCAATCTCAGCCCCGGCGGCAGTGCTGATTTGCTGGCGATTGCCACCGTGCTGATGGCTTTCCCGCAATGA
- the citX gene encoding citrate lyase holo-[acyl-carrier protein] synthase — protein MTIMTPADAGVSLEDLLAAKELRAKRQTDWLTQFSQPLISLTLVTPGPVKDSVAWRQVMREALQRAEVMLLQHGWPVLKHQVFWLPTGAEAFWCVAHPAPEVKAATVELEQSHALGRLWDFDVICPQAGVVGRRSLDNASRRCLICDGPAHACARSRQHPLVDVIAKVEALIDGWHRTR, from the coding sequence ATGACCATCATGACGCCTGCGGATGCAGGCGTCAGCCTGGAGGATTTGCTGGCAGCAAAGGAACTGCGTGCCAAACGGCAAACCGACTGGCTGACTCAATTCTCACAACCGCTGATTTCACTCACGCTGGTGACGCCGGGGCCGGTGAAAGACTCCGTGGCCTGGCGTCAGGTGATGCGCGAGGCGTTGCAACGTGCCGAAGTTATGCTGCTGCAACACGGCTGGCCGGTGCTGAAACATCAGGTTTTCTGGCTGCCGACCGGCGCCGAAGCATTCTGGTGCGTGGCACATCCTGCGCCGGAAGTGAAAGCGGCCACGGTTGAACTGGAACAATCGCATGCCCTCGGGCGTTTATGGGATTTCGATGTGATCTGCCCGCAGGCGGGTGTTGTTGGCCGCCGTTCGCTGGACAATGCCAGCCGCCGCTGCCTGATTTGCGACGGTCCTGCGCATGCCTGCGCCCGTTCACGTCAGCACCCGCTCGTGGACGTTATCGCTAAAGTGGAGGCACTGATTGATGGCTGGCACCGCACGCGCTGA